A window of Nocardiopsis sp. Huas11 genomic DNA:
GCGGGTCGGCGCCGATGCCTAGGGCCGGGCTGACCCCGCGCGTGGTGGCCGAGGAGGCCGCACGGTTGTGCGACGAGGAGGGGTTCGACGCGCTCACGCTGGCCTCACTGGCCAAGCGTGTGGGGGTGGCCGCGCCCAGTCTGTACAAACACGTCGACGGATTGGCCGCGCTGCGCCGTGAGGTCGCTCTCCTGGGGACGGCCGAACTGACCGAGGTCCTGCGCGGTGCGGCCGTCGGGCAGGCCGGGGCTCCGGCCCTGCGGGCGGTGGCCGCGGCCTACCGCGGTTACGCCCGTGCCCACCCCGGTCGCTACGCCGCGCTGCAACGCGCGCCGCGGGCCGATGACGAGGAGGCCCAACGCGCGGCCGCGGGTCCGGTCATCGTGTTGGCGGCGGTGTTGCGGGGCTTCGGGATCGGGGACGGCCAGGCGGTCCACGCGATCCGGGCGCTGCGCAGCGCGCTGCACGGGTTCGTGCACCTGGAGGCCAACGAGGGGTTCAAGCTGCCGGAGGACCTGGAGGAGAGCTACCGGCTCCTCGTCGAGGGGTTCGTGCGCGCGTTCGAGAGCTGGCCGGACGACACCGCGGCACGGGCCGGGGACGGCTGAGGACGTCCCGGGGCGGTCCGGTGACGGCCGTGCGGCCGGAGCACCGTGCCGCCTCGGAACCCGGTGGGGAACGTGCCCCCGCCGGCGGGCGGATTCGACGGCACGACGACGAAGACGAAGACGAGAGAGGTACCTCATGCTGGCCGGACACTTCGGTATCGCGGGCATGGTCAAGGCCTGGCGGCCGGCACTGCCCATGGGCGCGCTGCTGGTGGCGACCCAACTCCCCGACGTACTCTTCCTCCCCCTCGTCCTGGCGGGCGCCGAGGGCATGGAGGCCGCCGAGCCCGGCCTGTCCGGCTACGGCTCGATGTGGATCCACGCGCCCTTCACGCACGCCCTGGTGAGCAATGTGGTGCTGGCGGTTCTGGTGGGCGTGCTGGTGCACCTGTTCCTGCGCGATCGGTGGGGGCGCGACGCGGGCGCGGTCCTGGGCGCGGTGGTGTTCAGCCACTGGGTGCTCGACCTGGTCGTGCACAGACCCGACATCGCGATCCTTCCGGGCGGCGCGGGCGGCCTGCCCTCGATCGGGCTGGGTCTGTGGGAGATCCCCCTGGTGGCGGCTGCGCTCGAAGGGGCGCTCGTGGTGGTGGGCGCCGCTCTGTACACCTGGCGGGCCCTCCGCGACACGCCGAGCCGCCGCCGGGCCTGGGGCTACAGCGCGGGGATCACGCTCTTGCTGGTGGGGTCACTGGTCTTCGACCTCACCTCCTGAGCGATGCCGCGCGGTGACGAGGCCCTGACCCCTGGCACCGTTTCGGTGACCGCTGGTCATGGTCCAAGCTTGAGGAGCCGGAACGGCCCCCGCCCGCGTGCAACGAACAGCAGTGTTGGAGTGCCCTATGCCCAAGAAACCATCCCCCAGAGGTACGAGCCTCGCCGCCGCCGTGGTCGGCGTCCTCGTGGTCGCCGCCTTCGTCCTCCACCAGTTGGGCGTGATCGACCTGGAGAGCCTGGACTCCTCCGGAGGCGACGTGCGGGCCAACGACGCCGCGGCCTCCGCCTCCGACGCCGACCAGGTCCTGGCGTGGTTGGACGAGATCCGGATCGAGGACGAGGACGATCCGCCCGGATACGACCGGGCACTGTTCCCCCACTGGAGCACGGTCGAGGGAGCCTGCAACACCCGGGAGACGGTCCTGGCCAGGGACGGCCAGGACGTGACGGCCGACGACGAGTGCCGGGCGGTGTCGGGGACCTGGGACAGCATCTACGACGGTGAGAGCTTCACCGACGGCGGTGACCTGGACATCGACCACATGGTGCCGCTCAAGGAGGGTTGGCGTTCGGGCGCGCACGCCTGGAGCACCGAGGAGCGGGAGCGGTTCGCCAACGACCTCGAACGCTCACCCCAGCTGTGGGCGGTGAGCGCGTCCAGCAACCGGTCCAAGGGCGATTCCGACCCCTCGGACTGGATGCCGCCGAACGAGGACTTCCACTGTGACTACGTCGCGGCGTGGATCGAGGTCAAGCACGTGTGGGACCTGACCGTGGACGCCGACGAGGAGACGGCGCTGCGCGAGGTGCTCTCCGGCTGCTGAGGCCCCGGGGGCCGGTCGCGCGAACGCCGCGGCCGGCCCTTCGGCATCCCCGGACTCGGACCGTCGCTGGTCACCGGCCCCCGATATGCGGTGCCCGGTCACCGGCTCGGGCCGCCCCCGGGCCCCGGTCTTCGGTCCCGACGCGGCCCGCCGGGCGGCGGCGCACCGGTCACTCCGGACGGACCCCCCGCGCGGTCGCCAGGAGCTCGTCCGTGCCGAGGAGCCCGAAGGCGTCTCGAACCTCCACCGCCACCCCCGCCTCCGGACACCAGAAGGCCTCCGTCTCGCCGCGCAGCCCCTCGACCCCGTCGTGGTCGAACGTGCTCAGGGCCCAGGTGTCCGGTGAGCGCTCGTGGTACTCCGCGAGGAACGCGCGCACGGCGGACAGGTCGGTGAGCCTGGCGCCCCGCAGGACGAGGACCTGGAGGACGACCTGGGCTCCCCCGCCCTCCAGGGTCCGCTCCCACACGCGCGTGGAGAAGGCCACGTCCTCCCACTCGTAGGTGAAGTCCGAGACCTCGGTCCGGTCGTCGATCTGGTCGGGCAGGTGCCCGATCGCGTAGCCGTCCAACTCTCCCCCTCGTGGGTCGGTGGCGGCCGCGGCCGCCGTGAGTACGAGCACGAGCGCGGTGGCAAGCGCCACCGTGGCCCACCGAACAACGAACATGGTCACCCCCGACGGTGGTCGCGGGTCCCTCCCGAACCACCTGATCTCCATGGTCGGTCGGGTCGGGGGCCAGTTCCAGAGTGAACTCCAACCTGTGGACAACCCCGTTCCGACACACCTCAGCGGGGCGGGACGTGGGTGTCGGCGAGGTACTCGGCGATGGCGAGCGCGGAGGTCGCCGCGGGCGAGGGCGCGTTGCGCACGCACACCACACGGCCGTGGGCGTCCACCCGGAAGTCGTCGACCAGGGCGCCGTCGCGGCCCAGGGCCTGGGCCCGCACGCCCGCCCGCGCCGGACGCAGGTCCGCGCCGGTGATCTCCGGCAGCAGCCGCCGCGCCTGACGGGCGAACACCGTCCTCGAGGCGGAGACCAGGGACTCGCGCACTCCGGTGGCCCAGTGCCGCCGCGCCAGACGCCAGAAGCCGGGCCAGGCGAGGGTCTGGGCGAACTCGGCCCTGTCCAGGTCGCGGAAGCCGTAGCCCTCGCGCGCGGTGGCGAGCACGGCGTTGGGCCCGGCCATGACCTCCCCGTGGACGTGGCGGGTCAGGTGCACGCCCAGGAACGGGTACTGGGGGTCGGGCACCGGATAGATCAGGCCCCGCACGAGGTGGCGGCGTTCGGGCACGAGTTCGTGGTAGTGCCCGCGGAAGGGGACTACGCGCGGATCGGGTCCGGCCCCCGCCATCCTGGCGAGCCGGTCGCTCTGCAGGCCGGCGCAGGCCACCAACCGGTCGAAGCGGTGGATCCGTCGTTCACCGAGTGGGTCACCGGTCAGGACGCGTACGCCGTCGTCCTGCTGGCGCAGATCCAGGACCGGGGTGTTGAGCAGGACGCGTCCACCCGACCGGCGCACGTCGTCGGCGAGCTGCTCGGCGACGGCCACGAAGTCGGTGATGGCGGTCGTGGGCGAGTGGAGGGCGGCGACGCCGGCGGCGTGGGGCTCGATCTCGCGCAGGCCCTCGGGGCCGAGCCGGGTGACGCCGGGGACGCCGTTCGCCTTCGCCCGGCGCTCGATGTCGTCCAGCCGTTCCTCGTCCTGCGCGTCGAGGGCGACCACGAGCTTGCCGGCCTCGTCGTAGGCGAGTCCGTGCTCGGCGCAGTACTCGCGCAGCAGGCCGACGCCGCGGCGGCACAGGGTGGCCTTGAGGGACCCGGGTTTGTAGTAGAGGCCGGCGTGGACGACCCCGCTGTTGTGTCCGGTCTGGTGGGCGGCGACCCGGTCCTCCTTCTCCAGGACGGTGACGCGGACGCCGGGGCGTTGGAGGAGGAGGCGGCGGGCCAGGGCGAGGCCGACGATGCCACCGCCGACGACGCCGATGTGTTCACTGCTGCGCATGGGCGCACGCTAGCAACTCGGGCGGCGGCCTGGGCTCGCGGGTCCGGGCCCGTCCGCGCGCCCCCCGTTCGCGTGGGCCCATGGGCGCGGGCCGCACGGCTCACAGGGAGCGCAGGCCGACCAGGACCGCGTGCAGGATGTCCTGGCGTTCCAGCGGCCGGGAGGGCCCGCAGCGCTGGAGGGAGCCGTCGGCGATCATCCGGGCGACCATGCTCCTGACCTGCCCCATCGGCAGGCGCACCTCCGCCGCGAGTTCGGCGAGGGTGCGGGCGTGGACGGCGCGCAGCAGGATGGTCGCGCGTTCGGGTTGGAGCGCTTCGTGTTCGCCGGGCAGTCGGGCCGCCACGATCAGCGTGAGCATGTCCAGGTCGTCGGGGGGCTCGCTCGTCCGCGCCGTGGAGCGGCCGCCCGTTCCGGCCTCCACGGCGTAGGGGCGCAGGAACCGTTCCGTGTCCTCCTCGCCGGCGGCCGCGGGCGGTTCCGGGAGCCTGGGCTCGGCCGCGGGCGCCTGGGCGGGAACGTGGCCGATCATGGGCCGGGCGTGGGCGCCGTCACCTCTCATCGCGGGCCTCCGGCGGTGTGTCGGGAGCGAGGACCCGGCCGAAGCCGTCGGGCGGAGTGGGCCGGGACGCGTGGGTGTCGTACGGCCGGTCGGGGTGTTCGCAACCGGGTGGCGCGACCACCGGTTGCGCTCCCGTGGGCGGCGCGGAGGACGGACGCACCCGCTTGGGCAGCGGCGCGCGCGGGCCGGTGGAGGGGTCGGGCACCTGGTACGGCGGCACGGGGGCAGGGGCGGTACCCCGGGGTTCGTGACCCGCGGGGCCGTGGTGCGGCATGGGGCGCTGGGGGCCGCTCGCGGCCGCCTGGGGCGGTCCGTCACCGTGCGGATCGGCGTGGGTCGGCCCTTCCGGGGCCTGGCGCGCGCCCCGGCCCCTCGACGTCTGGGCCTGGGAGAGCGCGACCAGGGCGTGCAGGTCGCGCTGGCGGGCGGAGTGCCCGGGGCCGGCCGGCGCCGGGTCGTCCGCCCCGTTCCAGGGCCGCGCGGGACCGGGCCGGTCTCCCGGCCAGGGCGCTCGGCCGGGGTCGCCCGGAGCCCCGGCCCCGTCCGGGCCGGGCACGACCGGCCGCTGCGGGCCGGTCACCGGCGCCTGGGGCGGGCCGATCGCTCGCTCGGCGTGCTCCGGACCGTGGCCGCGCCCCGCGTCCAGCGGCCGCTGCGGGCCGCTCTGCGAGGAGTTCGACGGGACTCCGCCCGGACGGGGGCCGTGCGCGGGACCCGGACGAACACCCTCCCCGCCACCCAGACCCTGCTGAGGACCGGTCACCGACACCGACCACTGCGGACCCGTCACCGAACGGTCACCGGAGAGCCCGAGCACGTCGCCCCCGCTGAGGGCTCCGTCCGCTCCGCGGCCCACGTGCGGCTGCGGGCCGCTCTGTGGCGCGCCCGACGGGGTCCCGCTCGGACGGGCGCCGTGCGCGGGACCCGGACGAACACCCTCCCCGCCACCCACACCCCGCTGGGGACCCGTCACCGACACCGACCACTGCGGCCCCGTGGACTGCCCGTTCGAATGACCACCCGGTTCGGGAACCGCGGGCATCCCCTCCGATGCCTGCCCCACCTGCTGCTGGGGCCCCGTCACCGACACCGACCACTGCGGACCCGTGGACGCACCGTTCGAACGAGCGCCCGCTTCGGGACCCGCGGGCACCCCCTCCGCCCCCTGTCCCACCCGCTGCTGGGGACCGGTCACGTCGGGAGCACCGTGGACGGGCCTGGGGGGGCCGCCGGCGGACTCGGCACCCTCGTGCGCCACGGACGTCTGCGGTCCTGTGGTCGGGGCCGGGGGCCGCGGTCGGCCCCCTGATGCCTCGTGGCCGCCCGATGGCGCGGCGGAGACCGGGACGGGGCTCTCCACCGGTTCGAGCAGGGATTCCGGCAGGAGCGCCGTGGCCCTGGTCCCGCCGTAGGAGGAGGGCCTCAGCCAGACCCGGATACCGTGCCGCTCGGCCAGCCTGGCCACCACGAACAGACCCAGGCGGGGGTCCTCCGGCAGCTCCATGACGTCGAACTCCGGCGGCTGCGTGAGCGTGCGCTCGGCCGCCGCGTAGCCGTGCTCGGACATCCCCAGGCCGCGGTCCTCCACCTCCACGGTGAGGCCGCCGACCACGGGTGCGCAGCTGACGTCCACCGGCGCGCCCGCCGGGGAGAACTGGGTGGCGTTCTCCACCAGCTCGGCGAGGAGGTGGACCACGTCGGCGACCGCCTGCCCGTGCATGAGGACGCGGGGCGCGGAGGTCAGGCGGACCCGGTCGAAGTCCTCGGTCTCGGCGATGGCGGCCCGCAGCACGTCCACCAGCGGACGCGGTTGGCGCCACCGGCGCACCGACTGGCCGCCGCCCAGGATGATGAGGTTGTCGGCGTAGCGCCGTGCCCGGGTCGCCAGGTGGTCGAGGCGGAAGAGCCGGCGCAGTGCCTCGGGGTCCTGCTCGTTGTACTCGATCTCGTCGAGCAGCCGCAGTTGGCGCTGGACGAGGTTCTGGTTGCGAAAGGCGATGCCCAGGTAGGCCCGGTTGGCGCCGCGGCGGATCTCGGCCTGGCGTACGGCGGCCTCCACCGCGGTCAGCTGGGCGGAGTCGAAGGCCTCCGCGACCTGTCCGATCTCGTCGCTGCCGATGTCGTCGAGCGGGGGCAGCTCCTCCTGGACGTCGACCTTCTGGCCCCGCTGCGCGCGTTCGACGATGTCGGGCAGGTCGTCGTCGCGGTCCAGGATCTGCGAGCGCAGCCGTACGAGGCGGTCGGTCAGGCGGCGCGAGGACCGGCTGACCACGGAGATGGCGGCCACCCCGCCCACGAGTGTGGCCACCGCCGCGGCCACGCCGAGGGCCACGCGCAGCAGGGCCGCGCTCCAGGCCAGGTCCACCGTGCGCTCGGCCTGGGAGAGGGCGAGCGAGCCCAGGTGCGCGGACGAGGCGGCCGAGGCCTCGTCCCACGCCGTGGCGCCGATGCCCACCTGCGTGTTCCACTGGGCGTCGGGTTCTCCGAGGGGAGGCGGTCCCTCCTCGGGGTCGCGCTCGACGATCGGTGTCCGGGTCACGACCTGGCGGCTGAGGTCTTCGGCTTGCCGCCAGCCCTCGCGGCCGGTCATCGACTCGTAGCGGCGCTGGAGCGACGGGTGCAGGGTCGGGGCGACGGTGGAGAGCGTGGAGCGGTAGGAGGCGGTGAGGTAGGTGAAGTGCGCGGTCTCCTCGTAGCTCATCTCCCCGCCGGCGATCACTCCGGCCAACAGCGCGTCGGCGGTGGCGTAGTCGTCGTGGGCGCCCATGAGTTCGCGGGTCAGGACCGCGTCGGTGAGGTTCTCTCCCCCGTCGGTGGTGTGGACGAGCGCGGTGATGGCGGACTCGGCGCCGTCGATCAGCTCCCCGAAGCGCAGGAGCGCCTCCTCCCGGTCGAGGGCGAGGTCGTCGACCAGTTCGCGCGTCTCGGCCAGCGCTTCGGGGGCGGCGGCGACGGTGGCGGCGCTGCGCTCGACCTCGTCGTCCTGGGCGTCGCGGAGCCGTTCGGCCAGGGCGACCGCCTCGGCCACGGCCGCGTCGGTGCTCTCGCGCTGCTCGCCCAGGTCGGGTCCGGCCTGGTCGCCGGCGCCCTCGTTCTCGCTCCGGCCCAGGTGGACCAGGGTGTCGCGGCGTTCGTCGCGCAGTTCGGTCGCGGCACGGGAGAAGGTCTCGGTGCCCTCGGCGGCGCGTCCGACGTCGCCCATGAGTTGGACCGCCTGCACGGTGCCGACGGCCGCCACCACGAGCCACAGTGCGAGGAAGCACAGGCTCGGGATCAGCACGATGCGGGTGAGCTGACCGCGGATCGTGGACGCGTGGTCGCGGTTTCTGCGCATGGTCCCCTCCAGCCTGAGCGGGTGCCGGGCATGTCCTCGTAGGAGGCCCGGAGGCTCGTGGTCGTGACGAGGCTATCGAAAAAACATTGCCGTACGCTGTCAAACAATCACAAGTAGTTATCCATCAAGGGAGACCAAGGCGACGCACCGTGTGTTACGCGACATCACGCCGCGTTGAACGCGCAGGTCGCACCGGTCACAACACGAAGGGCCGCCCGTGGAACGGGCGGCCCTCGATGGCGTGAGGAGTCGGCGTGTCGCGGTCTCAGGACTCCGGCCGGTGCCGGGAGCCGACGGGCGCCGGAAGCTCTTCGGCGGTCGGCGGCTGTTCCACACCGAGGGAGTTCAGGACCTCGGCGTAGCGCAGCGCGGCGATCTTGCCCAGCAGGCTGTCGGCGCCCAGTGGGGCGCCGAGGCGGGCGCCGAAGCGTCCGGCCAGCTCCTCCAGTTCGGCGGTGCGCAGCTCCGGGCCCAGCGCGCTGGGCGCGATGACCGGCCGCTGGCACCCGCCCTGCCGCAGCTGGTCCAGGACCTGCTCGATGGCGGCGGGGTTCTCCAGGTCGGCGGGCAGCACGGTCAGGCCGAGGCGGGCGGCCAGCAGGACGGCGGACACACCGGCGGCACCGGCGGCGGCCTCACCGCCGACCGCGCCCACGACGACGCCGTCCGCCATCGTGTTGTTGCGCGCCACCACACTGATCAGGCGCATGCGGTCGGCGCGGACGAACCCGGCCTCGGCCAGGCGCAGGTGCAGGACCTCGGCGAGCATCGGGTGCGGTCCCAGGCCCTCGGTGACGCGTACGTCGGCGCGGGCGCGGGAGACCGCCGAGTCGATGGCGGCCGACATCGCGTTGTGCGGTGCGGTGACCAGGGGGACGACCACTCCGGCCAGGGGGCGGCCCTCGGACCGCTCCAGACCGGCGAGGGCCTCGTCCAGGGACTGCTCGTCACCCTCGATGTGGCCGTGGCGGATGGTGACCTCGGGGCGGTAGGCCCGCACCAGGTCGGCCATGCGCTCACCGATCGACCCGCCGTCGGCGCCCCTGGCCTGTTCGGCCGTGCCGGGGACCGCCATGATCAGTGCGGGCGTTCCGAACCAGTTGTCGAACGACAGGGGGTTGCGGTGTCGGCCCGAACGCCGCTTGGGCAGTTCACGTGGAGGAAGTCGATCAGAGTTTCGCATACCAGGATTCAGATGAGAGGCGGATGGGGTGCCCAGTTCACAGCTTTGGTCACTGCCGCGACATTGTAGCGTTCAACACCACATTTCCGGGCGCATCCCCCGAACGTATACCCGGGTGCCGCCGCGGTACGGCGGCGGGTCGCCGCCCGGCGCGGATCACCCCGTCATGGCGGGGCTGCGGGTGCGCATCACGTGGGTGACCAGTTCCACCAGCACGTCCCGGCACGAATCGCGTTCGCGTGCGTCGGTCATCATGACGGGGACCGCGGCGGGGACGTCGAGTGCCTCGCGCACCTCGGCGGCCTCGTAGGGCTCCGAGCCGACGAACCGGTTCACCGCGACGACGAACGGCAGCCCCTGGCGTTCGAAGAAGTCCACCGCGTGGAAGCAGGTGTCCAGCCTGCGGGTGTCGGCCAGGACGACGGCGCCCAGGGCTCCGGCGGAGAGTTCGTCCCACATGAACCAGAACCGGTCCTGTCCGGGCGTGCCGAAGAGGTAGAGGACGATGTCGTCGTTGATCGTGATGCGGCCGAAGTCGAGCGCGACGGTGGTGGTGCTCTTGCTCTCCACCCCGCCCAGGTCGTCCACGCCGTAGCTGGCCTCGGTCATCACCTCCTCCGTGCTCAGCGGGGTGATCTCGCTGACCGAGGCCACCAGGGTGGTCTTGCCGGCGCCGAATCCCCCGGCGACGATGATCTTGACGGCCTGCGGGATCGCCTCCGGCGTTCCCGGGCCGGTCTCAGAGTCTGCGGATGCCATCGAGTACCGCCTGAAGTACTTTCTTCTCGGGGAGTCGGGTCACGGGCACGGCCGCCCGCGTGCGCACGTCGCCCTCGGCGACGAGGTCGCCCAGGAGCACCTTGACGACCGTCATGGGGATGTCGAGCCGCGCGGAGATCTCCGCGACGGAGATGGGCCTGTGGCACAGCCGCAGGATCTCCTTGTACTCAGGTTCGAGGTGGTGCTCCTCCCGGTCGCGCGCAGCCACCACGATCGTGATCATGTCCAGGGCGGGGCCCGCGGACCGCGGTCGGGTCCGCCCCCTGGTCAGGGTGTAGGGGCGCACGAGGGGGTCGGAGGGCGCGTCGCCCCGCGCCACTCCCGCGGAGGGCCCTTCGGAGGTGGGGTGGCCCCCGCCGCGCCGCAGGAAGGGCGTCGGCCCCTCCCTCGCGGCGCCGGCCGCGGCCTCCACCGCTCCCGCCCAGGCGGTCATCGGCCGTTCGCGGGGGTTCACGACCCCGCACCGCCCATCGCGGAGAGGTGGCCCGCGCGCCGCGGCGCGGCGGTGAGGAACTGGCCCACGCGCTTGACGCGCAGGTTCATCTCGTAGGCGACCAGGCCCACGTCGGCGTCCTCGGTCGCCAGCACCGCCAGGCAGGCGCCCGCGCCCGCCGCGGTGACGAAGAGGTAGGAGTGCTCCATCTCCACCACGGTCTGGCGGACCTCTCCTCCACCGAAGTGGCGCCCGGTCCCCCGTGCCAGGCTCTGGAAGGCCGACGCCACCGCCGACAGGTGCTCGGCGTCCTGGGAGGCAAGTCCTCGCGAACCACCCAGGAGCAGGCCGTCCGACGACAGGACGATCGCGTGTGCGGCTCCGACGACCCGGTCCACCAGGTCGTCCAGGAGCCAGTCAAGGTTGTCCGAGGCCCCGCTCATTCCCACCATCTCAGTCGCTCTCTCCCCTGCGGTCGTCGGTGCTGACACCGACCTGATCACTGCTGTACTCCCGTCCGGTCTCCTCTGCGTCCGCGGCGCGCCCCCTCCTGGTGCCCGCGCTGAACGCGTCCATCATCCGGCGCGCGTCCTCGGGGGTGCGCTCCCTGGCGCCCGTCCGCTCCTCCGGGTCCGGCTCGGCCGGCGCCCACGCGGGATCGTGCCTGAGCTGGGGTGCCAGGCTGGCCTGGCGTCTGCGCCGGGGCAGTCCGGGTCGGTCGGCACGTGCCCCGACCCTGCCCGGGAGCGTGGGGTCCGGGGCCCGCGGCGTCGTGGGGGTGTCCGCGGTGACGGGGGTGTCCGCGGTGGCAGGGGCGTCCGCAGGGGTGTCGGGGCGGGGCAGGGTGCCGGTGTCGTCGGCCAGGCCGGGGACCTGGCGCAGGACGGGAGCGGAGCGGCGCTCCCCCGCGGATCCGTCCTCGTCCGGCACGGGCACCGGGCGCAGGAGCGCTCGCGCGCCGCGCGGGGTGTCCTCCGGTGCGAGCACGTCACGGGCGCGGCGCACGGGGCGCTCCTCGCGCGGGCCCCGCCGGTCCAGCGCGTCCTGGCAGGCCAGCGCCGCGATCCGGGGGCGCTCGGTTCCCGGCCCTGGCTGGGCGGCGACCAGCGCCGAGGGGATGAGCACCGCCGCGCGCGTCCCCCCGTAGGGCGAGGGGCGCAGCTGGACCTGGATGTCGTGCTTGGCGGCCAGGCGGGCGACGACGAAGAGTCCGAGCTGGGCGTCGGTGCCGGGCACCATCACGTCGAACTCCGGTGCCTCGCTGAGCGTGGTGTTGGCCCTGGCCAGGGCGTCGTCGGCCATGCCGAGCCCGCGGTCCTCGATCTCCACGGCCACACCCTTGGGCACGGTCTCGGTGACGATGGTGACCTCGGTGTGCGGCGGCGAGTAGGCGGTGGCGTTCTCGACCAGCTCCGCCATCATGTGGATGACGTCGGCGACGACCGCTCCGGACAGGGACAGCTCGGGTACCGACACCAGGCGGACCCGGGCGTACTCCTCGGTCTCGGAGATGGCGCCGCGCAGGATGTCGACGATGGGGATGGGGTGGCGCCAGCGGCGGCCGGGCTGGGCTCCGCCGAGGATGATGAGGTTCTCGGCGTGGCGGCGCCCGCGGGTGGCGAGGTGGTCGAGCTGGAAGAGGCTCTCCAACAGGTCGGGGTCCTCCTCCTCGCGCTCCACGCGGTCCAGGAGCTGGATCTGGCGTTGGACGAGCGACTGGTTGCGGTGCGCGATGCCGAGGAAGACGCGGCTGACGCCGGCACGGATGTCGGCCTGTTTGATGGCGGCGCTCACGGCGGTGCGCTGGGCGATGTTGAAGGCGTCGGCGACCTGGCCGACCTCGTCGTCACCGTGGTCGAGCTGCTTCATCTCGGTGTCGAGGTCGACGCTCTCGCCGGCCTCCAGACGGCGCACGATGCGCGGCAGGTCGGTGCGGGCGGTGCCCAGGGTGTCGGCGCGCAGCCGGGCCAGGCGGTAGGTGAGCCGCCCGACCGAGTGCGCCGCCACACCGTAGGCGACGGTGCCGGCGAAGAGCGAGGTGATGCCGCCGCCGAGCGCCAGGGAGAACATCCACGTGCTGGCGGAATCGGTGGCGTCCACGACGGAGGCCGCGCGGTCGGCGGTGATGGCGCTCAGGTCGGCGTTGACCGCGTCGGCCGCCTCCCGCCAGCCGTCGAGTCCGGTGGGCGGCGCGGAGCCGCGCTCGATCTCTCCGGTGACCGGGTCGAGCGTCACCTCGGCCTCGTGGCGGGCCAGGGTGTCGGCCATGGCCAGGGCGTCCTGCCAGGGCGCGCCGCCGGCGAGGGTGAGGGGCGTGGGCCCCTGGTCGGAGGTGTCCTGGTCGCTGCCGTTCTCGCCCGCCGGGCCGGCGCCGTCGACCTCGACGGTCGGCGCCGGGCCGCCGCTGTGGACGGTCTCGACCCGGTGGCGGGCGTCGGCGGTCAGCGCGGCGATCTCGGTCTGGTCGGCGCGGGTGAGCGAGTCCCGGGCCAGGACGGAGGCGACCACGGCGTCGGCATGGCTGAAGCTCTCCTGGGCCCACATCAGGTCGGTGGTGGCGGAGGCCTCCGCCGAGGCGGTCCCGTCGTCGAGGGCGCGCGCGGTCCCCGCGTAGAGCCGGATGCCCTGGTGGATCGCGGTGGTGTAGGCCCCCAGGGCCGCGTCGGGGTCCCCGGGGTCGGCGAGGTTGTCCGCGCGCAGCGCCTCGGCGGCCCGCACGGAGTGGAGGAAGTCGTCGGCCAGGGGGGCGGTGGCGGCGTCGTCCTGGTCACCGAGGTCGTCGGCCAGGGACCGCAGGTCGGCGACGGCGGCGTCGGTGCTCGTGCCCGCCTCGGCCAGCGCGTCACGGCGGTCGTCGTCGGGAGCGGCCAGGTACTCGGCGCCGACCCTGCGCTCCTGTTGGAGCAGCGTGAGGAGTTCGGCGAGTTCGATCCCGGCCCGGCCCTCGCTCAGGGCCGCGCGCAGCGAGACGCCCTGGGCCAGCGTGGCCGCGCTGATGACGACGAACAGCACCAGGAAGGTGATGCTCGGGATCAGCACGATCCGGTTGAGCTGGGCCTTGATGCCGCGCCTGGTACCCCCCGGCTGCGCCATTGCGTTCCTC
This region includes:
- a CDS encoding nitrate- and nitrite sensing domain-containing protein → MAQPGGTRRGIKAQLNRIVLIPSITFLVLFVVISAATLAQGVSLRAALSEGRAGIELAELLTLLQQERRVGAEYLAAPDDDRRDALAEAGTSTDAAVADLRSLADDLGDQDDAATAPLADDFLHSVRAAEALRADNLADPGDPDAALGAYTTAIHQGIRLYAGTARALDDGTASAEASATTDLMWAQESFSHADAVVASVLARDSLTRADQTEIAALTADARHRVETVHSGGPAPTVEVDGAGPAGENGSDQDTSDQGPTPLTLAGGAPWQDALAMADTLARHEAEVTLDPVTGEIERGSAPPTGLDGWREAADAVNADLSAITADRAASVVDATDSASTWMFSLALGGGITSLFAGTVAYGVAAHSVGRLTYRLARLRADTLGTARTDLPRIVRRLEAGESVDLDTEMKQLDHGDDEVGQVADAFNIAQRTAVSAAIKQADIRAGVSRVFLGIAHRNQSLVQRQIQLLDRVEREEEDPDLLESLFQLDHLATRGRRHAENLIILGGAQPGRRWRHPIPIVDILRGAISETEEYARVRLVSVPELSLSGAVVADVIHMMAELVENATAYSPPHTEVTIVTETVPKGVAVEIEDRGLGMADDALARANTTLSEAPEFDVMVPGTDAQLGLFVVARLAAKHDIQVQLRPSPYGGTRAAVLIPSALVAAQPGPGTERPRIAALACQDALDRRGPREERPVRRARDVLAPEDTPRGARALLRPVPVPDEDGSAGERRSAPVLRQVPGLADDTGTLPRPDTPADAPATADTPVTADTPTTPRAPDPTLPGRVGARADRPGLPRRRRQASLAPQLRHDPAWAPAEPDPEERTGARERTPEDARRMMDAFSAGTRRGRAADAEETGREYSSDQVGVSTDDRRGESD